A region of Actinobacillus porcitonsillarum DNA encodes the following proteins:
- a CDS encoding oxaloacetate decarboxylase subunit gamma, with amino-acid sequence MTNAELFGEGINLMISGMGFVLFFLFVLIYAISFISTLINKFFPEPITEAPPPKPKATVAQTDDLSRLRPVIAAAIAHHRKMQGL; translated from the coding sequence ATGACTAATGCAGAACTGTTCGGAGAAGGGATAAACCTGATGATTTCAGGTATGGGCTTTGTGCTCTTTTTCCTCTTCGTGTTAATTTATGCGATCAGCTTTATCTCAACGCTGATCAATAAATTTTTCCCCGAGCCCATAACTGAAGCACCACCACCTAAGCCTAAAGCCACCGTTGCCCAAACAGATGATCTTTCCCGTTTACGCCCTGTTATTGCGGCAGCCATTGCCCATCATCGAAAAATGCAAGGACTATAA
- a CDS encoding ComF family protein encodes MNILRFRCFHCDRPLMIASHGFCSRCIKEITISPYCGHCGATLAENSLSCGECLRNEPKWQRIVQISLYKPPLADWIQRFKFQQHYWLDQALARLLLLAVKQAQREHQLELPEVIIPVPLFWQRHWQRGYNQSELIAKCLSTWLKIPLDTQSLSRIRHTAPQRELSAKERRRNLKGAFRYQPQRQAGKFYQRIAIIDDVVTTGSTLNTICLELKKAGVKEVQVWTLARA; translated from the coding sequence ATGAATATATTACGTTTTCGCTGTTTTCATTGCGATAGACCACTCATGATTGCTTCACATGGCTTTTGCAGTCGATGTATTAAAGAGATCACAATATCGCCCTATTGCGGACATTGTGGCGCGACACTCGCTGAGAATAGTTTATCTTGTGGAGAGTGCTTAAGAAATGAGCCCAAGTGGCAACGCATTGTGCAAATTTCCTTGTATAAACCACCGCTTGCAGATTGGATTCAGCGCTTTAAATTTCAGCAACACTACTGGTTAGATCAAGCGCTTGCCCGTTTGTTGTTGCTGGCGGTCAAACAAGCACAGCGTGAACATCAACTGGAATTACCTGAAGTTATCATCCCTGTACCACTTTTTTGGCAGAGACATTGGCAACGAGGCTATAATCAATCAGAATTGATTGCAAAATGCCTTTCCACTTGGTTGAAAATCCCACTCGATACTCAAAGTTTAAGCCGAATTCGCCATACCGCACCGCAACGAGAATTGAGTGCAAAAGAAAGAAGGCGAAATCTAAAAGGTGCATTTCGTTACCAACCTCAACGACAAGCGGGTAAATTTTATCAACGTATTGCAATTATTGATGATGTGGTAACCACCGGCTCAACCTTAAATACTATTTGCCTTGAATTAAAGAAAGCCGGTGTTAAAGAAGTACAGGTTTGGACTTTAGCGCGCGCTTAG
- a CDS encoding oxaloacetate decarboxylase subunit beta, with the protein MDSIIALFQGMGIMHMEFGQAIMIAVSLLLLWLAIAKKFEPLLLVPIGFGGLLSNIPEAGLAMTALDNLLHHGTTEQLALIAAKVNSANLDVHSIKEAIAMTAPSVQNELEVIAGDMGYTAGVLALFYKVAIGYGVAPLIIFMGVGAMTDFGPLLANPRTLLLGAAAQFGIFATVLGALGLNWLGIIDFTLPQAAAIGIIGGADGPTAIYLASKLAPELLGAIAVAAYSYMALVPLIQPPIMKALTTEQERKIRMVQLRHVSNREKIIFPIVLLLLVALLLPDAAPLLGMFCFGNLMRVSGVVERLNDTAQNALINIVTIFLGLSVGAKLVADKFLQPQTLGILLLGVIAFGIGTASGVLMAKLMNKFSKNKINPLIGSAGVSAVPMAARVSNKVGLESDKQNFLLMHAMGPNVAGVIGSAIAAGVMLKYISAMM; encoded by the coding sequence ATTGATAGTATTATCGCTCTCTTCCAAGGTATGGGCATTATGCATATGGAGTTTGGACAAGCCATTATGATTGCAGTGAGCTTGCTTTTACTCTGGCTTGCCATTGCCAAAAAATTTGAGCCGTTACTGCTTGTCCCTATCGGCTTTGGGGGGCTGTTATCGAATATCCCTGAAGCAGGGCTTGCGATGACTGCACTTGATAACCTTCTACATCACGGAACAACTGAACAATTAGCCCTCATTGCTGCAAAAGTAAATAGTGCGAATCTTGATGTTCATAGCATTAAAGAAGCCATTGCGATGACTGCTCCTTCGGTGCAAAATGAGCTTGAAGTCATTGCCGGAGATATGGGTTATACCGCAGGTGTTTTAGCTCTATTCTATAAAGTTGCGATTGGCTATGGTGTTGCACCGCTTATCATCTTTATGGGTGTAGGGGCAATGACAGATTTCGGTCCACTCCTTGCCAACCCAAGAACATTATTGCTCGGTGCGGCAGCTCAATTTGGGATCTTTGCAACAGTGTTAGGTGCATTAGGCCTAAACTGGTTAGGCATTATCGACTTTACCCTGCCGCAAGCGGCAGCTATCGGGATTATCGGTGGTGCAGACGGTCCGACTGCCATTTATCTTGCCAGCAAACTCGCCCCTGAATTATTAGGTGCTATTGCGGTTGCGGCATACTCTTATATGGCGTTAGTACCGTTAATCCAACCGCCAATTATGAAAGCCTTAACGACAGAGCAAGAACGTAAAATCCGTATGGTGCAACTCCGCCACGTAAGTAACCGTGAAAAAATTATTTTCCCTATCGTGTTATTGCTTCTCGTAGCGTTATTACTACCAGATGCTGCGCCACTACTCGGTATGTTCTGTTTCGGTAATTTAATGCGTGTAAGTGGCGTAGTTGAACGTTTAAATGACACCGCACAAAACGCTCTGATCAATATCGTTACCATCTTTTTAGGCTTATCTGTTGGCGCAAAATTGGTTGCGGATAAATTCTTACAACCACAAACCTTAGGTATCTTATTACTCGGCGTCATCGCATTCGGTATTGGTACTGCAAGCGGTGTGTTGATGGCTAAATTAATGAACAAATTTAGCAAAAATAAAATCAACCCACTTATCGGTTCTGCAGGGGTTTCTGCCGTACCAATGGCAGCCCGTGTATCGAATAAAGTAGGCTTAGAGTCCGATAAACAAAATTTCTTATTGATGCACGCAATGGGTCCAAACGTTGCCGGCGTTATTGGCTCCGCCATTGCCGCAGGCGTCATGTTGAAATACATTTCTGCGATGATGTAA
- a CDS encoding response regulator transcription factor, with product MRILLVEDDRMIADAVSANLKDNHYAVDWVNNGKTAEEALMIQSYDLVLLDLGLPGQDGLQVLSHIRQKKNSTPVLIVTARDDLDSRLSGLDGGADDYIIKPFDMAELQARMRAVLRRHGGQSSPKLTNGVITLDPTSYVVEIAGQNSTITLSNKEFSVLHALISRAGIILSRADLEDKIYAWGEEVESNAIDFLIHGLRKKIGKEQIKNVRGVGWMMPKGDSNV from the coding sequence ATGCGAATTTTATTGGTTGAAGATGACAGAATGATCGCCGATGCCGTATCAGCGAACTTAAAAGATAACCATTATGCGGTCGATTGGGTCAATAATGGCAAAACCGCAGAAGAAGCCTTAATGATCCAATCTTATGATTTGGTCTTGCTTGATCTTGGCTTGCCTGGGCAAGATGGCTTACAAGTACTTTCCCATATTCGCCAGAAAAAGAATTCAACCCCAGTGTTGATTGTGACCGCCCGAGATGATTTAGATAGCCGTCTTTCCGGATTAGACGGTGGTGCCGATGATTACATTATCAAACCCTTTGATATGGCGGAACTCCAAGCTCGTATGCGTGCGGTTTTACGCCGCCACGGTGGACAAAGTTCGCCTAAACTTACCAACGGTGTGATTACACTTGACCCAACTTCATACGTGGTTGAAATTGCGGGGCAAAACAGCACAATTACGCTCAGCAACAAAGAATTTTCGGTATTACATGCATTAATCAGCCGAGCTGGAATTATTCTCTCTCGAGCCGATTTAGAAGATAAAATCTACGCTTGGGGCGAGGAAGTCGAAAGCAATGCCATTGATTTTCTCATTCACGGTTTACGTAAAAAAATTGGCAAAGAACAAATCAAAAATGTGCGAGGTGTAGGTTGGATGATGCCTAAAGGAGATAGCAATGTTTAA
- a CDS encoding phosphoethanolamine transferase, whose product MRRFLPKWKLSSTTLNLILSLYFTAVLNLAFFREVFSLSNGELFAYTTPLVLFVACNIVFNILAVPVLHKIIIPLFLILSAAISYNSLFYNVYFDRDMLTNVLQTNWAESSRMMSFSYLLWLLTLGVLPAVLYLCVKVEYRKWWKELFARFAAILASALVVVAVGSVYYQDYASFFRNNKYLPHLIVPSNFVAATISKIKHTRMENMPFVQTGKDAKVKKPDDYKHVTVIVLGETTRGQNWGLNGYSRQTTPLMAKRLASGQNLVNFSNVSSCGTATAISVPCMFSNLNRENYDEVTAKHQDNLLDTLQHAGVNVQWVENNSDCKDMCNRVPTVNTIDLNLPEFCTEGECLDNIMLPELDKALANVKQDTVIVLHTIGSHGPTYFERYTDKERVFTPTCDTKEISQCSQEELVNTYDNGIVYIDQFLDKVIARLEQHKEWESVVYYLSDHGESLGEKGLFLHSAPYAIAPKEQTHIPMMMWFSDSWTKNEPFDLDCLRKNAEQPYSHDNFFHTVFSLMDMDMTSLKEYRPELDILAQCKKK is encoded by the coding sequence ATGCGCCGTTTTTTACCTAAGTGGAAACTCTCTTCCACGACCCTTAACCTGATTTTATCGCTCTACTTTACTGCTGTACTTAACCTCGCTTTTTTCCGTGAGGTGTTTAGCCTTAGCAATGGGGAGCTTTTTGCTTACACTACGCCGCTCGTGCTTTTTGTTGCGTGTAATATCGTCTTTAATATTCTTGCCGTGCCGGTTTTACATAAAATCATTATTCCCCTCTTTTTGATTTTAAGTGCGGCGATAAGCTATAACTCACTGTTTTATAACGTTTATTTTGACCGTGATATGCTGACCAACGTGCTACAAACAAACTGGGCAGAAAGTTCGAGAATGATGAGCTTCAGTTATCTTTTATGGTTATTGACTCTAGGCGTGCTTCCCGCAGTACTTTATCTTTGCGTGAAAGTGGAATATAGAAAATGGTGGAAAGAACTCTTCGCTCGCTTTGCTGCTATTTTAGCTTCGGCTTTAGTGGTGGTGGCAGTCGGTTCTGTTTACTATCAGGATTACGCCTCTTTTTTTCGTAACAACAAATATCTTCCACATTTGATTGTACCGTCTAATTTTGTCGCTGCAACCATCAGTAAAATCAAGCATACCAGAATGGAAAATATGCCCTTTGTTCAAACCGGCAAAGATGCCAAAGTGAAGAAGCCGGACGATTACAAACACGTTACCGTGATTGTACTTGGCGAGACCACACGTGGACAAAACTGGGGGCTAAACGGTTATTCACGCCAAACAACGCCGCTAATGGCAAAACGCCTTGCAAGCGGTCAGAATTTAGTGAATTTTAGCAATGTCTCAAGTTGTGGCACGGCGACGGCGATTTCTGTGCCTTGTATGTTCTCAAATCTTAATCGTGAAAACTATGATGAAGTGACGGCTAAACATCAAGATAATTTGCTCGATACACTACAACACGCTGGTGTAAACGTCCAATGGGTAGAGAACAACAGCGATTGTAAAGATATGTGTAATCGTGTACCAACCGTGAATACCATTGATCTGAACTTACCTGAATTTTGTACGGAAGGAGAGTGTTTAGATAACATTATGTTACCAGAGTTAGATAAAGCACTTGCTAACGTAAAACAAGATACCGTCATTGTTTTACATACCATTGGTAGCCACGGTCCAACCTATTTTGAACGTTACACAGATAAAGAACGGGTATTCACACCAACCTGTGATACCAAAGAGATCAGCCAATGTTCTCAAGAAGAATTAGTTAATACCTATGATAATGGGATTGTTTATATTGACCAGTTTTTAGATAAGGTTATCGCTCGTCTTGAGCAACATAAAGAGTGGGAAAGCGTTGTCTATTATCTTTCAGATCACGGCGAAAGTTTAGGTGAAAAAGGGCTTTTCCTTCATTCAGCGCCTTATGCCATTGCACCAAAAGAGCAAACACATATTCCAATGATGATGTGGTTCTCTGATTCATGGACAAAAAATGAACCGTTCGATTTAGATTGTTTACGTAAAAATGCAGAACAACCTTACTCGCACGATAACTTCTTCCATACCGTATTTAGCCTAATGGATATGGATATGACAAGTCTGAAAGAGTACCGCCCGGAGCTTGATATTTTGGCTCAGTGTAAAAAGAAATAG
- a CDS encoding ATP-binding protein, with product MFKSIKAKLITCLLLSTALTSFIASGIAFYDTYRETYKLQDRTLKQISEYIGTPAIIQEGFRQGDDNRIAVYWIAKGQPHPYFQLPENLENQFYNISQKESTFVLASNQNPRNIFSNLLYSEVPYRAYFRSTSEGTLIVMQENEYREELALHAAWASLMPLLLLLPLIAGLIFWIVKRTMKPVEQLSNSLTLRQEQDLTPLSLAKIPTEVTGFVQAINQLLGRTEAFMLQQKRFIADAAHELRSPMTALSLQAERLKNQNMPAEAKSQVLQLNQGIRRSCNLLEQLLSFARSQNKEHKHQGMLNLHTIFNRVIEDLYPLVEQKNQDIGVISTGNPTFYANETDAYLLIKTLVDNAIRYTPEGSQIDLSAVEYDDVLEIFVEDNGKGIPEEERERVLDPFYRILGSDEQGSGLGLAITHQIVQNYGGELQLLDSPHFESGLMVKILFKKTQNK from the coding sequence ATGTTTAAATCCATAAAAGCCAAACTGATAACCTGTTTACTGCTTTCTACGGCTCTCACAAGCTTCATTGCCTCTGGGATCGCTTTTTACGATACCTATCGTGAAACTTATAAACTGCAAGATCGTACTCTAAAACAGATCTCCGAATACATTGGTACCCCTGCCATTATTCAAGAAGGCTTTCGACAGGGCGATGATAACCGCATTGCGGTTTATTGGATCGCAAAGGGGCAGCCACACCCTTATTTTCAACTACCTGAAAACTTAGAAAATCAGTTCTACAATATCAGTCAAAAAGAAAGTACATTTGTGTTGGCTTCAAATCAGAACCCACGCAATATTTTCTCAAATCTACTCTATTCCGAAGTCCCTTATCGTGCTTACTTCCGTTCAACCTCGGAAGGAACGCTAATTGTGATGCAAGAAAATGAGTACCGTGAAGAGCTTGCACTACACGCGGCTTGGGCTAGTTTAATGCCGTTATTGCTTCTCTTGCCTCTGATTGCCGGTTTAATTTTCTGGATCGTCAAACGAACGATGAAACCGGTCGAACAGTTGTCAAACAGCCTGACATTACGTCAAGAGCAAGACCTTACGCCACTTTCTCTCGCCAAAATCCCGACCGAAGTGACTGGCTTTGTACAGGCTATCAATCAGCTTTTAGGGCGAACAGAAGCCTTTATGCTACAACAAAAACGCTTTATTGCGGATGCTGCTCACGAGCTACGTAGCCCGATGACCGCGCTTTCTCTACAAGCGGAGCGTTTAAAAAATCAAAATATGCCTGCCGAGGCAAAATCGCAAGTGCTGCAACTTAACCAAGGTATTCGCCGTAGCTGTAACTTATTGGAGCAGCTTCTTTCATTTGCTCGCAGTCAAAATAAGGAACACAAACATCAAGGAATGCTCAATCTTCATACGATTTTTAATCGTGTCATCGAAGATTTATACCCTTTAGTTGAGCAGAAAAACCAAGATATTGGCGTGATTTCAACCGGTAATCCCACTTTTTATGCCAATGAAACCGATGCTTATCTACTGATAAAAACCTTGGTTGATAATGCGATCCGCTATACACCTGAAGGCTCGCAGATTGATTTGAGTGCGGTGGAGTATGATGATGTTTTGGAAATCTTCGTAGAAGATAATGGTAAAGGTATTCCGGAGGAGGAGCGTGAACGAGTACTGGATCCATTCTATCGTATTTTAGGTTCAGACGAGCAAGGTTCCGGTTTGGGCTTAGCCATTACTCATCAAATTGTGCAAAATTACGGTGGTGAACTGCAACTACTGGACAGTCCACATTTTGAGAGTGGGTTAATGGTCAAAATACTTTTCAAAAAAACGCAAAATAAATAA
- the oadA gene encoding sodium-extruding oxaloacetate decarboxylase subunit alpha: MTTQTKKIAITDVVLRDAHQSLFATRLRLDDMLPIAAELDKIGYWSLEAWGGATFDSCIRFLGEDPWVRLRELKKAMPKTPLQMLLRGQNLLGYRHYADDVVDKFVERSVANGMSVFRVFDALNDPRNMKQALQAVKKQGGHAQGTLSYTTSPVHTLQTWLDVTEQLLEIGIDSLVIKDMSGILTPMAAYELVNEIKKRYDVELHLHCHSTTGMAEMALLKAIEAGVDGVDTSISSMSGTYGHPATESIVATLQGTPYDTGLSIPELEKIAAYFRNVRKKYAKFEGQLRGIDSRILVAQVPGGMLTNLESQLKQQNASDKLDLVLQEIPKVREDLGNIPLVTPTSQIVGTQAVMNVLMGERYKTIAKETAGILKGEYGRTPAPVNAALQARVLEGAAPITDRPADHIAPEMDKIVAEVVATAKEKGISLSENTVDDALIVALFQQVGWKFLENRNNPSAFEPVPNGEEAKPATAAQPKAQPQTGPAVYTIEVEGKAYVVKVSEGGDITNIAPTTATPAPAAPQAVASAPTSANAEPVKAPMAGNILKVEVSEGQQVAEGDVLLILEAMKMETQICAAKAGVVQGISTKQGDVVAVDQVLMSIA, translated from the coding sequence ATGACAACTCAAACCAAAAAAATTGCTATTACAGACGTAGTACTTCGTGATGCTCATCAATCGCTTTTTGCGACCCGTTTACGTTTAGATGATATGCTTCCTATTGCCGCAGAATTAGATAAAATCGGTTATTGGTCTCTTGAAGCTTGGGGTGGAGCAACATTCGATAGTTGTATTCGTTTTTTAGGTGAAGATCCTTGGGTTCGTTTACGTGAACTCAAAAAAGCGATGCCAAAAACACCATTGCAAATGTTATTACGTGGTCAAAATTTATTAGGCTATCGCCACTACGCTGATGATGTTGTTGATAAGTTTGTCGAACGTTCTGTTGCCAATGGGATGAGTGTTTTCCGTGTATTTGATGCCTTAAACGACCCTCGAAATATGAAACAAGCGCTACAAGCGGTCAAAAAACAAGGCGGACACGCACAAGGTACATTAAGCTATACAACCAGCCCGGTACATACTTTACAAACTTGGTTAGACGTTACCGAACAACTTTTAGAAATCGGTATTGACTCGCTCGTTATCAAAGATATGTCGGGTATTTTAACACCAATGGCGGCTTACGAATTAGTCAATGAAATCAAAAAACGTTATGACGTTGAACTTCACTTACATTGCCACTCAACTACCGGTATGGCTGAAATGGCATTGCTTAAAGCAATTGAAGCCGGTGTAGATGGTGTGGATACTTCAATTTCTTCAATGAGTGGAACTTACGGACACCCTGCAACAGAATCTATCGTGGCAACCCTTCAAGGCACACCTTACGATACCGGACTTAGCATTCCTGAATTAGAAAAAATTGCCGCATACTTCCGTAATGTTCGTAAAAAATACGCCAAATTTGAAGGTCAATTACGTGGTATTGATAGCCGCATTTTGGTGGCTCAAGTGCCGGGCGGTATGCTAACCAATCTCGAAAGCCAACTTAAACAACAAAATGCTTCCGATAAACTCGATCTCGTTTTACAAGAAATTCCAAAAGTGCGTGAAGATCTCGGTAACATTCCGCTTGTTACGCCAACCTCGCAAATTGTTGGTACACAAGCCGTAATGAATGTGTTGATGGGCGAGCGTTATAAAACTATTGCTAAAGAAACTGCGGGGATCTTAAAAGGCGAATACGGACGTACGCCGGCACCGGTAAATGCGGCATTACAAGCTCGTGTATTAGAAGGCGCCGCACCAATTACCGATCGCCCTGCAGACCATATTGCACCGGAAATGGATAAAATTGTGGCAGAAGTCGTGGCTACCGCCAAAGAAAAAGGCATTAGCTTATCTGAAAACACCGTTGATGATGCGTTAATCGTCGCACTCTTCCAACAAGTGGGTTGGAAATTCTTAGAAAACCGTAACAATCCATCTGCATTCGAACCTGTACCAAACGGCGAAGAAGCGAAACCGGCAACAGCGGCTCAACCTAAAGCACAACCACAAACAGGTCCTGCGGTTTATACGATTGAAGTTGAAGGCAAAGCCTACGTGGTTAAAGTCAGCGAAGGTGGCGATATTACTAATATCGCACCAACTACTGCTACACCAGCTCCTGCTGCGCCACAAGCGGTCGCTTCTGCACCAACTTCTGCAAATGCAGAACCTGTCAAAGCACCAATGGCAGGTAACATTCTTAAAGTAGAAGTTAGCGAAGGACAGCAAGTTGCGGAAGGCGATGTATTACTCATTCTTGAAGCGATGAAAATGGAAACGCAAATCTGTGCGGCAAAAGCCGGTGTAGTACAAGGTATTAGCACCAAACAAGGCGATGTGGTTGCCGTCGATCAAGTATTAATGAGCATTGCGTAA
- a CDS encoding DoxX family protein, which yields MNQAIEKLSPVILLLARVVIGYMFLLHGTAKFFEFPMSMTGGNGSVPLFSIYGVGGIIEIVGGLFTILGLFTRPTAFLLAGQMAYAYFFMHMTADTIFDPLTNKGELAVMYCMAFLILLVTGAGKLSLDAKLNNK from the coding sequence ATGAACCAAGCAATTGAAAAATTAAGCCCGGTTATTCTTTTATTAGCACGTGTTGTTATCGGCTATATGTTCTTACTTCACGGCACCGCGAAATTCTTTGAATTTCCAATGTCAATGACCGGTGGAAACGGTAGCGTACCACTTTTCTCTATTTACGGCGTTGGCGGTATTATTGAAATCGTAGGCGGTTTATTCACTATTTTAGGTTTATTCACCCGCCCAACTGCGTTCTTATTAGCAGGTCAAATGGCATATGCTTACTTCTTTATGCATATGACAGCAGATACGATTTTCGATCCTTTAACAAATAAAGGCGAATTAGCGGTAATGTACTGCATGGCATTCTTAATCTTATTAGTAACAGGTGCTGGAAAATTATCGTTAGATGCCAAATTAAACAATAAATAA
- a CDS encoding ornithine carbamoyltransferase, with protein MAFNLKNRHLLSLVNHTEREIRFLLDLAADLKKAKYAGTEQQRLKGKNIALIFEKTSTRTRCAFEVAAYDQGAHVTYIDPTSSQIGHKESMKDTARVLGRMYDAIEYRGFKQSVVNELAQYAGVPVFNGLTDEFHPTQMLADVLTMIENCEKPLSQISYVYIGDARNNMGNSLLLIGAKLGMDVRICAPKALLPEDSLVEMCQKFAQESGARITVTEDIDTAVKGVDFVHTDVWVSMGEPLETWGERIEMLMPYQVTPELMKRTGNSKVKFMHCLPAFHNSETKVGKEIAAQYPALANGIEVTEDVFESPANVAFEQAENRMHTIKAVMVASLA; from the coding sequence ATGGCGTTTAATCTAAAAAATAGACATTTACTCAGTTTAGTAAACCATACCGAACGTGAAATCCGATTTTTATTAGATCTTGCTGCGGATCTGAAAAAAGCAAAATATGCCGGTACAGAACAGCAACGCTTAAAAGGGAAAAATATTGCTCTGATTTTTGAAAAAACTTCAACACGTACTCGCTGTGCATTTGAAGTGGCTGCTTACGATCAAGGCGCACACGTTACTTATATCGACCCAACTTCTTCACAAATTGGACATAAAGAGTCAATGAAAGATACCGCTCGTGTGTTAGGTCGTATGTATGACGCCATTGAATATCGTGGCTTTAAGCAATCAGTCGTAAACGAATTAGCACAATATGCCGGCGTACCTGTGTTCAACGGCTTAACCGATGAATTCCACCCAACGCAAATGTTAGCCGACGTTTTAACGATGATTGAAAATTGTGAAAAACCATTAAGCCAAATTAGCTATGTTTACATTGGCGATGCTCGCAATAATATGGGCAACTCTTTATTACTTATCGGCGCAAAATTAGGTATGGACGTACGTATCTGCGCACCAAAAGCACTGTTACCTGAAGATTCACTTGTAGAAATGTGTCAAAAATTTGCGCAAGAATCTGGTGCAAGAATTACCGTAACAGAAGATATTGATACCGCAGTAAAAGGCGTAGACTTTGTCCACACCGATGTTTGGGTATCGATGGGCGAGCCATTAGAGACTTGGGGCGAGCGTATTGAGATGTTAATGCCTTATCAAGTTACCCCTGAATTAATGAAACGCACCGGCAATTCGAAAGTGAAATTTATGCACTGTTTACCGGCATTCCACAATAGTGAAACAAAAGTCGGTAAAGAGATTGCCGCACAATACCCGGCGTTAGCCAATGGTATTGAGGTTACCGAAGATGTGTTTGAATCGCCGGCAAACGTGGCATTTGAACAAGCAGAAAACCGTATGCACACCATTAAAGCGGTTATGGTAGCAAGTTTAGCGTAA
- a CDS encoding LysR family transcriptional regulator, whose protein sequence is MYDFKSMSVFVMVVEQGSMQAAAEKLQMTPSAVTQSLQKLEQQLQIKLLNRTTRKLSLTEAGEVFYQHVRQMQKNAENAVKCVEVLRSDPIGWLNISCPSGFMDSKLLDVLKEIIENHLGFSLNISFSDKNVDLIEEQVDIALRVGTGALHDTMIARHIYDVQFAILGQKDYLSKQKLPDSPEGLSTLDWIHFSPLAPSEIELYQQDKKIKVLPNYRIKTNSLLASRCLTMKGFGISLQPLVDLDHELHSKELVKLFPEWHLPSSPLYLVTLQRIQSEKVRIACEAITHYFQQLSAR, encoded by the coding sequence ATGTACGATTTTAAATCAATGTCGGTTTTTGTGATGGTTGTGGAGCAAGGCTCTATGCAGGCAGCCGCTGAAAAATTACAGATGACGCCTTCTGCGGTTACGCAATCTTTGCAAAAGCTGGAACAACAACTTCAAATCAAATTATTAAATCGTACAACACGTAAACTCTCTTTAACTGAAGCCGGAGAGGTATTTTATCAACATGTAAGGCAAATGCAAAAAAATGCAGAAAATGCGGTAAAGTGTGTGGAAGTACTACGTTCAGATCCTATTGGCTGGCTAAATATTTCTTGTCCTTCCGGCTTTATGGATTCCAAATTGCTTGATGTTTTAAAAGAAATTATCGAGAACCATTTGGGTTTTTCTCTCAATATTTCTTTTTCTGATAAGAATGTCGATCTCATCGAAGAACAAGTTGATATTGCCTTAAGAGTGGGGACAGGTGCATTACACGACACGATGATTGCCCGTCATATTTATGATGTTCAATTTGCGATTCTCGGGCAAAAGGATTATTTGAGTAAGCAAAAACTCCCAGATTCACCAGAAGGGTTATCAACATTAGATTGGATTCATTTCTCGCCGTTAGCGCCGAGTGAAATAGAATTATATCAACAAGATAAAAAAATTAAGGTGTTACCGAATTATCGGATTAAAACAAATAGCTTGTTGGCAAGTCGGTGCTTAACGATGAAAGGATTTGGCATTTCATTACAGCCTTTAGTGGATTTAGATCATGAACTGCATTCTAAGGAATTAGTGAAGCTTTTTCCTGAATGGCATTTGCCTTCAAGCCCACTCTATCTGGTCACTTTACAGCGAATTCAGTCTGAAAAAGTGCGTATCGCTTGTGAGGCGATCACGCATTATTTTCAACAACTAAGCGCGCGCTAA